ctgataacttcaattgaagaaatccgacagaaatagaagatgcatgaacaactaaaactggaaaacacaaaagtgtcaaaaattacaagaaattcttatgtttctcaaggtaattattcgatttttttttcatatattgtagttatttttgttctcaattgtgttgttgttttctttttttattaaataatagttgttatagtttcatttttcagagatgaaattccatttctgtcgttacccaagttccatacctctcgctaccttatccatgttttcttttttatttgtctttttttttttcaaaatgactaaaataaagattttgtaaatttgtattgttttttagtatatgttgttaggtgttatcgtttcgattgctaactcttaactaaaatttagatttttggctttctcaattgtgcttctgttttatttttattaaacagttgttgttatagtttcatctttcagagatgaaattccatttgtcgttatccagattctatacctctcgctaccttattcatgtttttttatttatttatttttcaaaatgactaaaataaagattttgtatatttgcattctttttagtatatgttcctaggtgttatcgttttgattgttaactctaactaaaatttagattttcggctttttatgaactcaatttttagttttaattgaagttagattaatttttctaattcggaacatgttgaaatccactcatttttttagtttgagtttagctaattgatatgaattgtattttttattttttatatgatcataggacaaattattgaaaaatattaattaagaaaatattattatttgaatctcttcaaattctcaaatgttgagcataatgattctaattaatataattaatttcacatattaattataaaacgttttttttattgtactgagtggttacaattgcgatttaattctatttaactaaaattaatttatggactaagaaaaaataaaatatttaattaatgggcaaaaaatattttcactctcctctttatacgcttatgtctcgacattccctcttatttaaaaaaaaaatccgagAGAAAGATGTttttctcctaattatctttttcgtcccttcatttttttttcaattcttttgtttgtttttcttacttacaaaattcaagaatatataattattaaaaaatattaatgaagtcaaataagtgatatctgcgagtgtggctgatattctatatagtgaaaaaatgaaaaacaaattgatcgaatgtcttgataagatattacgagatgaaaatagaagaaatcatcatcttaaactgattcaattagatatattgggttattatagcagaatgaataattgaattcgaatacttggtgatcatgaaattccatcaaccaaaataattatcatcaagatgaatttgcgattaattcttacgaattttatttttttatatgtaacatattgaattgataaagtttcttcatatgcaacattagaaaagtattgattgtaatagtttatagaataatatattgatgttgcttccattttaacatagattgtaattcttttgtatcgtagatataatatttaattttaattgtagtttaattcaatttttgtttaacctatattgtaattcttttgtatcgtaaatataatatataactttaattatagtttaattcaatttttggttttttattatattctaataactttcttaattaatctgctattttattattattgtttcacagaatacttggaatatgaaaatgtattaaaatttctaaaaagtacaaatcattgaattttgtaaaaataaataaatcattcatctttagttaaaattctataaaaaagtagtcaattatttttaaaattaatttaatttgaattatcattaaaaatatatattaatttcaaatatacataatataaattttttttcatagcatgatataaaattatttaaaagtaaatatatcaatttatttatttatctaaattatataaaagttttataccccgtgcatcgcacgggttttcgactagtattaataattaagtttgacaatctgatatagttgtaaatttataattaaatatgatATTTATGTAGGAAGCCCTTTAGATGTGAATTTGGTACAATATTAGCCCAATGGGTAGATCTAGAAAAAGCCCATAACATGGTGCCGGCTTCTTCAGTATGCAATTGAACGCTAGCAGAAGCAGCAAGAGGAGGCGCTAATGGCATCGTCGACGGCTTTTCGAGAACTACAGCGCGATCTTGAAAACAAAGCAAATGATCTTAGCAAGCTTCAGAAAGGCATGATTCTCCATGTCCCCTTCTCCTTCCTCTCTTATTTACTATTCGCTACTCTCGCATCACAAAATTATGTTCTTCTTCCTTGCGAGCACTAACTCAGCGTATGATTTAACTCCAGATATTGCAAAGAATCACCAAGTAAGGAAAAAGTACACCGTCCAGCTTGGTGAGAACGAGCTAGTTCTCAAGGTCTCTCTCTTTCTCCTCCCATCTCCTTTTTTGTGTAATCTTATAATAATGGGTGGTGCTTGATTGATTATATTGTTGCAGGAGTTGGATTTATTAAATGAAGGTGCAAATGTTTACAAATTGATTGGTCCTGTACTTGTGATGCAAGACATGGCCGAAGCCAATGCCAATGTGCGCAAAAGAATTGAATACATCTCTGCTGAACTGTAAGTGTGTATGTTGCGTTTTTTGTATGCCGTTGCTTGATGGGCTTCAGTTAATTAAATTTCCCGAGCTTTCCTAATTTCTTAAATGGTAATGGatcttccatttttttttgtcataactGTGCTCAACTTTTTTAAGGGTAAATATTGTTGATATAGATAGTCGTATTTAGTTTACTCTATCATCATTTTGAAGGACAGGAaatctgtttttcttttcttcaatgTTTTCATCTGAATTGTTACGACCACTTTCATGAACGGAGACTTATGTTTAAACGTTTTTTCAAAACCTTGAATATCAGTTGTTTCTCCTTACCATTAGATGGCAAATGGCTAGTATATGAGCTAAAAGTTACAGGGATTGTCATCCTATAACAATTCATTCTTGAGATTTGTACAAACAGAAAATGAGATTCAAAGAAAAAACATGGTTTTGATCTATAAATTTAGGCAACTGTGCAACCAACTTCAGTCATCACCTTCATCTCCCCATGGGATCTGTTGGTGACATTTCCTGTTGTCATTGACTCAATGCTACTCTCACATTggttaatataatattttggtCATAATTGCTTGTTTCTGTATCATAGGAAGCGACTTGATGCAACTCTTCAAGATTTGGAAGAAAAGCAAAATAGCAAGAAAGATGCGGTTTGTGTTTTTCACTGTCACTTCTGTCTTAATTTTTCTGTAGTGATCATTTATTTCCTGCTTTCAATCCACCAGCTGCCTATTTATCTCcggaaattttaatttttatggtgTGTTAGTCGTATTTGGGTGCTGTAATGCTTGATTTTTCTGTTTGTGTACATTTCTTTTATACATGCAGACCATGTTTCTTATTGGCAATAGAAGTTGAGAAAGGAGATTACTTCAAAGATTTTGATCTTGACTGTTTTTTAAATTTGGGAACTGTAATACAAAAGCTACCACTGCTGAATTCTGCCTGCGGTGCTCATGGCACTTGCCTGCCCATTTCAGTCAGCTTTCTTTACCAATATCCTTTTGTAGCATTAGATAAAAACATATTGTTGTATCCATCATGTAGAATCATTCTTTTTATTTGACATGATCATTGATGGATCATGGCTGGAGCCTTCCAGCTTTTATATTCTCTCATCTCTGCTACCTTAGGTATGCTCATGGAGTAATTTTAAGGAGGGAAAAATTTGCTTGTGTTGAGCATTGATTCCGTTTTGATAATGAGTTGACAAATTGTGCTGGTTGTTGTATTGTATGGTTTCGATGATCTCCTTCAAGAAATTGTTTGGACAACTTATATCAAGAAGAGATGGGATTCAAAAGCTTTACTGTATAGTGGTTTTGGTATGTCTTGAGTTCCATGTATACTAGCTTGAATTATTTTAGTGAAAAAGGTTAAATGTGGAGAAATATAGAATTGGGACCTTGACAACGTCCTGAATGGTGTATTAATTACTTCTAATTAAGAACTTGTACAAGGGGGCGTCTTCAGGTTGTGTTACTGCAACTTCGTGTTGGTGTaaatataaaatgttcagttgaACACCTTCtcatttttcaataattttcaCTTAGAAATTAGCAATAGCAATTAGAAAATTGGTCCTTAAAATTTGAATAATCAGGAATAAAGATTTCCTCATATTCTTGCAACCTGCATTTATTTGTGACCCAGAAAATTTGCTTGAACTGTTGAACTTAGAGAAGTGACTGATGCAAGATCAACAACGGGGACATGGCTTCTTTATTTGGCTATTTTATTGTTCTTTTTCCCTACACCTAATACGATAagagtttttctttctttcttttctttttttttttttttttggttttgagGTTTAATTAAATGTAAATTGATTCAGTATTTCCAGTAATCTGTAAACCAACTACTAGGACTACATTGGgctataatttatattttacaaactttgatgtttggttaaaattttatatgctTAGTCTTTTTTTTAGATACTTGTTTATGAT
The sequence above is drawn from the Euphorbia lathyris chromosome 6, ddEupLath1.1, whole genome shotgun sequence genome and encodes:
- the LOC136233397 gene encoding prefoldin subunit 6, whose product is MASSTAFRELQRDLENKANDLSKLQKDIAKNHQVRKKYTVQLGENELVLKELDLLNEGANVYKLIGPVLVMQDMAEANANVRKRIEYISAELKRLDATLQDLEEKQNSKKDAIFKLQQRIQSLQAGKAKT